From the Gramella sp. Hel_I_59 genome, one window contains:
- the crcB gene encoding fluoride efflux transporter CrcB, which translates to MIKNLLLVFLGGGLGSSLRYLVSKYLNDGGVIPQGTLVVNVLGSFLLGLALGWLIRQDMLNHPLYFLIAIGFCGGFTTFSTFSFENFNMIKSGDYISFSIYFLGSIILGIIAIFLGIILSRLF; encoded by the coding sequence ATGATTAAAAACCTGCTACTCGTTTTTCTTGGAGGTGGTTTAGGATCCAGTCTGCGATATTTGGTAAGCAAGTATTTAAATGACGGCGGAGTTATTCCCCAGGGAACTTTAGTAGTTAATGTTCTGGGTAGTTTTTTGCTAGGGCTTGCCCTTGGATGGCTTATTAGACAGGATATGCTTAATCATCCTTTATACTTTCTTATAGCCATTGGTTTTTGTGGTGGCTTCACTACCTTCAGCACCTTTTCATTTGAAAATTTCAACATGATAAAATCTGGTGATTATATTTCATTCTCTATATACTTTCTAGGTAGTATCATCTTAGGAATTATCGCGATATTCCTCGGAATTATCCTTTCCAGACTTTTTTAA
- the amt gene encoding ammonium transporter: MEGILTINNVWMMICTALVFFMHMGFALLEIGLTRQKNTINILFKNLFIITVGLLLYCLLGFNLMYPGEFNGYFGFAGFGLDSPLVDGSLDLAYSEGYTYWTDFLFQGMFAATAATIVSGAVAERIKLNSFMIFVILYVGIVYPIAGSWKWGGGFLDEMGFYDFAGSTLVHSVGGWAALVAIYLLGARIGKFKDGKIGAFPGHSMPFATAGVLILWLGWFGFNGGSVLSADPELTSLTLVTTCLAAAAGGVASFIFSSILYKNYDITMFLNGILGGLVGITAGADQMSPTDAILIGAIAGVIIVMGVALIDKLKLDDPVGAVAVHLICGIWGTLAVGIFGNMAGIDQFITQLIGVGAYAVFCIVTSFIIFYVLKLTLGLRVSAKEETEGLDIHEHGMDAYPDFGLNQK; encoded by the coding sequence ATGGAAGGAATATTAACTATCAATAACGTATGGATGATGATCTGTACGGCACTCGTTTTCTTTATGCACATGGGCTTTGCTCTTTTGGAGATAGGTCTTACTAGGCAAAAGAATACAATCAACATATTATTTAAGAACCTGTTTATTATCACTGTAGGTCTCTTACTATATTGCCTGCTTGGATTCAATTTGATGTATCCGGGAGAGTTCAATGGATATTTTGGTTTTGCAGGCTTTGGACTGGATAGTCCTCTAGTCGATGGAAGCCTCGATCTGGCATACAGCGAAGGCTATACATATTGGACAGATTTCCTATTCCAGGGAATGTTTGCAGCCACCGCAGCAACTATTGTATCTGGTGCAGTAGCCGAAAGGATCAAACTAAACAGTTTTATGATCTTTGTAATTCTCTATGTGGGGATTGTATATCCAATAGCCGGTTCCTGGAAATGGGGTGGCGGATTCCTTGATGAAATGGGATTCTATGATTTCGCTGGTTCAACTCTTGTTCATTCAGTTGGTGGATGGGCAGCTCTGGTTGCAATTTATCTTTTAGGAGCAAGAATTGGAAAATTCAAAGATGGTAAAATTGGAGCTTTTCCTGGTCATTCCATGCCTTTTGCCACTGCAGGAGTTTTAATCTTATGGTTAGGATGGTTTGGGTTTAATGGAGGTTCTGTACTTTCTGCAGATCCAGAACTAACCTCTTTAACCCTGGTAACAACCTGTCTTGCAGCAGCAGCAGGTGGAGTAGCATCCTTTATATTCTCCAGCATCCTTTATAAGAACTACGATATTACTATGTTTCTAAACGGTATTCTTGGTGGACTGGTAGGAATCACTGCTGGTGCAGACCAGATGTCCCCAACAGATGCAATTCTTATTGGTGCGATCGCCGGTGTCATTATCGTAATGGGAGTTGCGCTCATTGACAAATTGAAACTGGATGATCCTGTAGGTGCCGTAGCCGTTCATTTGATCTGCGGAATATGGGGAACCCTTGCCGTTGGCATCTTCGGAAATATGGCTGGGATAGATCAGTTCATCACCCAGCTTATTGGTGTTGGGGCTTATGCCGTCTTCTGTATTGTGACCTCATTTATCATATTCTATGTTCTGAAGCTTACTCTTGGACTAAGAGTTTCAGCAAAAGAAGAAACTGAAGGTCTGGACATTCATGAACATGGTATGGATGCATATCCAGATTTCGGACTAAATCAAAAATAA
- a CDS encoding P-II family nitrogen regulator, which yields MKKIEAIIRKSEFDKTKAALHSIGVTFFSYWDVTGVGNEKVGHVYRGVSYSTADIQRRYLSIVVTDSFMDKTIETLMEAAYTGSVGDGKIFVSTIDEAYRIRTKEKGSESLK from the coding sequence ATGAAAAAAATTGAAGCAATTATTCGCAAGTCTGAGTTTGACAAGACCAAAGCAGCCCTGCACTCAATTGGAGTTACGTTTTTTAGCTACTGGGATGTTACCGGAGTTGGTAATGAAAAGGTAGGTCATGTTTATCGAGGTGTATCCTATAGCACCGCAGATATTCAACGAAGATACCTGTCTATCGTAGTTACAGACAGTTTCATGGACAAAACCATAGAAACATTAATGGAAGCTGCATATACCGGCAGTGTGGGAGATGGAAAGATCTTCGTGTCCACAATTGATGAAGCCTACCGAATAAGAACCAAGGAAAAAGGTTCAGAATCACTCAAGTAA